In one Arachis duranensis cultivar V14167 chromosome 9, aradu.V14167.gnm2.J7QH, whole genome shotgun sequence genomic region, the following are encoded:
- the LOC110275685 gene encoding uncharacterized protein LOC110275685, which produces MVTGGIVLGHKISNQGIEVDRAKVELIEKLPPPSDVKEFDIEIRDKKGVENKVADHLSRIPHEEGGTHAMSVNELFPDEQLMTVHKAPWFADIANFKATGALPPGINKHQKRKLVNDAKYFVWDGPYLFKKCSDDILRRCVSEEEGREVLWNCHGSCYGGHFGGDRTAAKVSQSGFFWPTLFKDAKELHCCWCKEDLAAARDGGI; this is translated from the exons ggtgacaggAGGAATAGTTCTTGGACATAAGATTTCTAACCAAGGAATCGAAGTGGACAGGGCTAAAGTGGAACTTATTGAAAAGCTTCCTCCACCcagtgatgtcaag gagtttgatattgaaatcAGAGACAAGAAGGGAGTGGAGAACAAGGTGGCAGATCACCTATCCAGGATTCCTCATGAGGAAGGAGGAACACATGCTATGAGTGTGAACGAGCTCTTCCCTGATGAGCAGTTAATGACAGTGCACAAAGccccatggtttgcagacattgccaACTTCAAGGCAACTGGGGCTCTACCTCCAGGGATCAATAAACATCAAAAGAGGAAGCTCGTGAATGATGCAAAATACTTTGTCTGGGACGGGCCTTATCTCTTCAAGAAGTGTTCAGATGATATCCTTAGAAGATGTGTCTCAGAAGAGGAAGGACGAGAGGTACTATGGAATTGCCACGGCTCTTGCTACGGAGGCCACTTTGGAGGGGACAGGACTGCAGCAAAGGTGTCACAAAGTGGATTCTTTTGGCCTACCCTTTTCAAGGATGCCAAAGAACTG CATTGCTGCTGGTGCAAAGAGgatcttgcagctgcaagagaTGGAGGAATTTAG